One genomic region from Spirosoma sp. KCTC 42546 encodes:
- a CDS encoding T9SS type A sorting domain-containing protein: MKGRIFYSYLAVLLCLTGLTTRGFAQTITTVTFSPATVCAGSGLTVTFTTSSSFAVGNVFTAYLSDVVGGTYPTTLGTLASRTGGNISGTIPSTAVNGDAYRIQIVASNATKASSLSTLTISVPAAPSVTTPSPYCEGTTASALVATGQNLKWYGTSQSGGTSSSIAPVPSTAAAFIGNFNYYVSQTVGGCESPRAAITVTVKDAPPAPATNPVTYCVGQTASALTATPVSAGATLNWYGTLASGGSPSSVSPVPSTTIATTTTYYVSQTLNGCEGPRASLTVTVNGIPSAPTGTSATYCEGSTAQPLTATGQNLKWYGTSQTGGSGSSNATVPNTATLGTTAYYVTQTVNGCESPRTGISVQVKDSPNAPGTSTIEFCQGVVAPTLTVTLTAGATPNWYGTAASGGSPSGTAPILSSSTAGTTIYYVSQTQNGCESPRASLTVRVKATPSAPGVSSIGLCNNSNAVPLTATGSGLKWYDAADAPLGGAPTPNTNTLGSQTYKVSQTVESCEGPKATITVTINAIPSAPVGASVTYCEGSSAQPLAATGQNLRWYGISQTGGTSSGTPNTPSTTTLGTTLYYVTQTVNNCESPRVGIPVFIKDTPVAPGTTAIDFCQGSGAPTLTATLVANATPNWYGTSASGGIASGTAPTPSNSTVGTTVYYVSQTLNGCEGPRASLAVRVKAIPGAPGVSPVSFCNNGPAQPLTATGSGLKWYDASDSPLGGAPTPNTGTVGSQTYKVSQTVESCESPKATLTVTINSIPASPTGTSPSAYCEGSPAQALVATGQNLRWYGTNQTGGSGSSNATVPSTAASAIGSITYYVTQTVNGCESSRTGIPVQVKDTPDAPGTSLVEFCQNYGVPTLTATLVANATPNWYGTSASGGTASSSAPVPTNSTVGTTIYYVSQTLSGCEGPRASLSVRVKSTPGVPGVSPISFCNNSQAQPLTANGTNLKWYDASDNSIGNTPVPNTGTVGNQVYKVSQTSSEGCEGPKASITVVINPLPGQPSVSNVNYCQVQQDQPPQNVTSLASNASGQNLKWYNSAGSLLSGAPIPSITTAGTQSYQVSQTVNNCEGGKATIQVTVNTLAAPTTPKPLVVYCLNDKATPLEAIGESGSQLKWIDPYGRVTNDAPTPLTLNTNVQPGGDPFYVYQIGTNGCYSPRATIKAIVTSPPTLALVAPVSTVNLGQKAPLQLKFTSSGPYSYTLTGGYSGTSLKADTTISVLPRGNTIYQVITVSNGCGIGLPGSPATAQVNVIVPTVSTSSLSTTTLCSGTSLTVPFTTTGQFNSGNAFRMELVSTTDTSKKYAVSATATSSPVTGSLPLTLPGGQYFVRVKADNPDIAIIGSNSPTPLTVRSVASATLTGTQTIYEGTPANLTLTFGGDGPWTATYADSLRSYTATTSSSPYVFEARPVRSTTYRLTAVRNVCGNGPISGTAIITVAPLLGVDDNSLDPLVKTYPVPTQTVLSVELDLPLTRDPATLSLMDAQGRPVLQHTTRNQHNELDMTTQPNGLYFLRIQVGDRQTVRKVLKQ; this comes from the coding sequence ATGAAGGGACGTATTTTTTACTCCTATTTAGCGGTTTTGCTGTGCCTAACTGGCCTAACAACGCGCGGCTTTGCCCAAACGATTACTACGGTCACATTTTCCCCAGCTACGGTTTGTGCAGGTAGTGGCCTTACGGTAACTTTTACAACAAGTAGCTCATTCGCCGTAGGCAATGTATTCACCGCTTATTTATCTGATGTTGTTGGAGGAACCTACCCAACAACATTAGGCACTCTTGCCTCAAGAACGGGCGGAAATATTAGTGGAACAATTCCCTCGACAGCTGTTAATGGGGATGCCTACCGTATTCAGATAGTGGCTAGCAATGCTACAAAGGCTAGTAGTTTATCAACCCTCACAATTAGTGTTCCAGCGGCTCCAAGTGTAACTACACCGTCCCCTTATTGTGAAGGCACAACAGCCTCAGCGCTAGTAGCTACCGGTCAGAATCTAAAATGGTATGGTACTAGCCAAAGTGGGGGGACTTCATCTAGTATAGCTCCCGTCCCCAGCACCGCTGCTGCTTTTATAGGCAATTTCAACTATTATGTAAGCCAGACGGTTGGCGGCTGTGAAAGTCCAAGAGCCGCGATTACGGTTACAGTGAAAGACGCCCCTCCCGCACCGGCCACTAACCCAGTGACCTATTGTGTGGGACAAACAGCGAGTGCTTTAACCGCAACGCCAGTCTCTGCTGGAGCTACCCTTAACTGGTATGGCACCTTGGCTAGTGGCGGCTCACCCTCTTCTGTTTCTCCAGTTCCTTCAACAACAATTGCGACTACAACGACCTATTACGTCAGCCAAACACTAAATGGTTGTGAAGGCCCCCGCGCCAGCCTGACGGTAACCGTAAATGGCATCCCCTCTGCCCCAACTGGCACTTCTGCTACCTATTGCGAAGGAAGTACAGCCCAACCATTGACGGCTACTGGTCAAAATCTAAAATGGTACGGAACCAGCCAAACCGGAGGCTCTGGGTCGAGCAATGCCACCGTCCCCAACACGGCAACCCTTGGTACTACTGCCTATTACGTAACTCAAACAGTGAATGGTTGTGAAAGCCCGCGTACGGGTATATCTGTACAGGTGAAAGACAGCCCTAATGCACCAGGCACGTCAACCATTGAATTTTGTCAGGGAGTTGTTGCCCCAACCTTAACAGTAACCCTTACTGCTGGTGCCACCCCAAATTGGTATGGCACAGCTGCCAGTGGAGGCTCGCCTTCAGGGACGGCCCCTATACTTTCTAGCTCCACCGCTGGCACTACAATTTATTACGTCAGTCAAACACAGAACGGTTGCGAAAGTCCTCGTGCCAGTCTGACTGTACGGGTGAAAGCTACCCCAAGTGCTCCGGGAGTCAGTTCAATTGGCCTATGCAATAATAGCAACGCAGTACCCTTAACGGCGACAGGATCAGGCCTTAAGTGGTACGATGCCGCTGATGCTCCACTAGGAGGAGCGCCCACACCAAATACAAATACCTTGGGCAGCCAAACCTATAAAGTTTCCCAAACTGTAGAAAGCTGCGAAGGCCCTAAAGCCACTATCACTGTCACCATCAATGCGATCCCTTCTGCCCCAGTTGGTGCCTCTGTTACCTATTGCGAAGGAAGTTCGGCTCAGCCATTAGCAGCTACGGGTCAGAACTTAAGATGGTATGGTATTAGTCAAACGGGAGGTACTTCATCAGGAACACCAAATACCCCTAGTACAACAACTTTGGGCACTACGCTCTATTACGTAACCCAAACGGTAAACAACTGCGAGAGCCCACGGGTAGGAATACCAGTGTTCATCAAAGATACACCTGTTGCCCCTGGCACTACGGCTATTGATTTCTGTCAGGGAAGTGGTGCACCAACCTTAACCGCAACACTAGTAGCCAATGCGACGCCTAACTGGTATGGCACCTCAGCTAGCGGTGGTATAGCGTCTGGCACTGCGCCAACGCCCTCGAACTCCACTGTTGGGACAACTGTTTACTATGTTAGCCAAACCCTAAATGGTTGTGAAGGACCAAGAGCGAGCCTGGCTGTGCGCGTAAAAGCAATACCCGGCGCACCAGGCGTTAGCCCAGTAAGTTTCTGTAACAACGGTCCAGCCCAGCCCTTAACCGCGACGGGTTCAGGGCTTAAATGGTATGACGCTTCTGACAGCCCGCTAGGGGGAGCCCCAACCCCAAACACAGGTACTGTTGGCAGTCAGACATATAAAGTCTCTCAAACCGTTGAAAGCTGCGAAAGCCCTAAAGCAACGCTTACCGTCACAATTAATTCGATACCAGCTTCGCCTACCGGCACTTCTCCTAGTGCCTATTGCGAAGGAAGTCCGGCACAAGCGCTGGTGGCTACTGGTCAGAATTTGAGATGGTATGGCACCAACCAAACAGGTGGTTCAGGGTCAAGTAATGCCACCGTCCCTAGCACAGCAGCCTCCGCCATTGGCAGTATTACGTACTATGTAACGCAAACAGTGAATGGTTGCGAAAGCTCACGTACGGGCATACCTGTACAAGTGAAAGACACACCAGATGCACCAGGCACCTCTTTAGTTGAGTTTTGCCAAAACTATGGCGTACCCACACTGACTGCTACCCTGGTAGCCAATGCGACTCCTAACTGGTATGGTACTTCTGCCAGTGGTGGTACAGCTTCTAGTAGCGCACCAGTTCCCACAAATTCCACAGTTGGTACTACGATTTATTATGTCAGCCAAACACTGAGTGGCTGTGAGGGCCCTCGTGCCAGTCTGAGTGTACGGGTAAAAAGTACCCCTGGCGTACCGGGCGTCAGCCCAATTAGCTTTTGTAACAATAGTCAGGCACAGCCATTAACAGCTAACGGCACAAACCTAAAGTGGTATGATGCCTCGGACAACTCAATAGGTAATACGCCAGTACCAAATACAGGCACGGTTGGTAATCAGGTTTATAAAGTCTCCCAAACCTCTAGTGAGGGCTGCGAGGGGCCAAAAGCAAGTATAACCGTTGTTATCAATCCGCTTCCTGGTCAGCCGAGCGTATCGAATGTTAACTATTGCCAGGTCCAACAAGATCAACCACCCCAAAATGTAACCTCATTGGCGTCTAACGCCAGTGGTCAAAACCTAAAATGGTATAATAGCGCAGGCAGTCTGCTTTCCGGCGCACCAATTCCTTCTATTACCACCGCTGGCACACAGTCTTATCAGGTAAGCCAGACTGTCAATAATTGTGAAGGAGGAAAAGCAACTATTCAGGTTACAGTTAATACGTTAGCAGCCCCTACTACACCAAAACCGCTGGTTGTTTACTGCCTGAATGATAAGGCAACCCCACTGGAAGCAATTGGCGAATCAGGAAGCCAGCTAAAATGGATTGACCCCTATGGCCGAGTTACTAATGATGCCCCTACACCATTAACGCTCAACACAAACGTTCAGCCGGGGGGAGATCCTTTCTACGTGTATCAGATTGGGACAAACGGCTGCTATAGTCCGCGTGCTACGATCAAAGCTATTGTTACTTCACCACCCACACTGGCACTGGTTGCGCCCGTATCCACCGTCAATCTAGGACAGAAAGCTCCCTTACAACTGAAGTTTACCAGTTCAGGACCGTATAGTTATACCCTAACGGGTGGGTATTCGGGCACATCACTCAAGGCAGATACAACTATTTCGGTGTTACCACGTGGCAACACCATCTATCAGGTAATTACCGTCTCAAATGGATGCGGTATAGGTTTACCAGGTAGTCCGGCAACTGCCCAGGTCAATGTCATTGTTCCAACTGTTTCAACCAGTTCCCTATCCACAACGACCCTATGCTCTGGAACATCGCTAACTGTACCCTTTACCACAACGGGTCAGTTTAACTCAGGGAATGCATTCAGAATGGAATTGGTGAGTACAACTGATACATCCAAAAAGTATGCGGTCTCGGCAACAGCCACTAGCTCACCTGTTACGGGTAGCCTGCCTCTTACACTTCCGGGAGGACAGTACTTCGTACGAGTGAAAGCTGATAATCCAGACATAGCCATTATAGGAAGTAACAGTCCTACGCCACTCACCGTGCGCTCGGTGGCTAGTGCAACTTTGACGGGTACGCAAACTATTTACGAAGGGACCCCAGCTAACTTAACCCTGACATTTGGGGGAGATGGCCCCTGGACTGCAACCTATGCCGATAGTCTTCGTTCGTACACAGCTACAACATCCAGTAGCCCTTATGTTTTTGAAGCACGACCTGTTCGAAGCACAACCTATCGACTCACAGCTGTGAGAAATGTCTGCGGTAATGGGCCAATTTCTGGTACGGCAATAATCACAGTAGCACCATTACTAGGCGTAGATGATAACTCGCTTGATCCCCTAGTAAAAACCTATCCGGTTCCTACCCAAACGGTACTCAGCGTAGAATTAGACCTACCACTAACTCGCGATCCAGCAACCTTGTCGCTTATGGATGCCCAGGGCAGGCCCGTTCTACAGCATACCACACGGAATCAGCACAATGAACTCGATATGACTACACAGCCTAACGGTCTCTATTTCCTACGTATACAAGTAGGCGACCGACAAACGGTTCGTAAAGTATTGAAACAATAA
- a CDS encoding nucleoside deaminase, protein MPDEYFMDIALGMAEEAADNGEIPVGAIVVCRNRIIAKSRNQTEQLTDVTAHAELMAITAAEHYLGSKYLTDCTLYVTLEPCVMCAGALFWAQLGRLVIGAPDPKRGYSRVNPSILHPKTRVESSILADESQALLAKFFNRLRT, encoded by the coding sequence ATGCCCGACGAATATTTTATGGATATTGCCCTTGGTATGGCGGAAGAAGCTGCTGATAATGGCGAAATTCCTGTTGGGGCCATCGTCGTTTGTCGCAACCGAATCATTGCCAAGTCGCGCAATCAAACAGAACAATTGACCGATGTAACGGCTCATGCTGAACTTATGGCTATTACAGCAGCTGAGCACTACTTAGGCAGTAAGTACCTGACCGATTGCACCTTATATGTGACACTGGAACCTTGTGTAATGTGTGCAGGTGCTTTATTCTGGGCACAGCTGGGCCGGTTAGTTATTGGTGCACCCGATCCCAAGCGTGGCTATAGTCGTGTGAATCCATCAATATTACATCCTAAAACCCGCGTAGAATCCAGTATATTAGCCGATGAAAGCCAAGCGCTACTGGCAAAGTTTTTTAATCGCCTAAGAACATAA